In Lacrimispora indolis DSM 755, a genomic segment contains:
- a CDS encoding dihydroxyacetone kinase subunit DhaK — protein MNKLINCQNRIVEEMLEGYLSLNPDLYCKVPGVMGIKNKREVDKVSVVIAGGSGNEPWVLGFVGDGLADGAALGNVYTAPPSRTVLEVTRSVPHDKGVIFIAANHAGDVLNFELVRELAELEGIKSHCIYVSDDISSAPLEEKEDRRGIAGISFVVKIAGAASKEGYCLEEMKRVVEKAGKNTRTFGVTTSPGYMPGSGEAMCELPDGYVEFGMGFNGEPGIKREVLSSANKITEALMEQLLYEVPTGCEAALMVNGYGFTSMLELCIVSRKVIEIAETKGIVNVHSFIDTLFSPQGTGGFSVSILILDDELKKLYQRPCKSPLFRFQGGSR, from the coding sequence ATGAATAAGCTGATTAATTGCCAGAACCGGATTGTAGAGGAGATGCTGGAGGGTTATCTGTCCCTGAATCCGGACCTGTATTGTAAAGTACCTGGTGTTATGGGAATAAAAAATAAAAGAGAAGTAGATAAGGTTTCGGTGGTCATTGCCGGAGGGTCAGGGAATGAACCATGGGTTCTTGGATTTGTTGGAGATGGCCTTGCTGACGGGGCCGCCCTGGGAAATGTCTATACAGCTCCGCCTTCCCGTACCGTATTGGAGGTGACAAGGTCAGTGCCACATGATAAGGGAGTTATCTTTATCGCGGCAAACCATGCCGGAGATGTACTGAATTTTGAACTGGTACGTGAGCTGGCTGAATTAGAAGGAATCAAGTCCCATTGCATTTATGTATCCGATGATATTTCTTCGGCTCCCCTGGAAGAAAAGGAGGATCGAAGGGGGATCGCAGGTATTTCCTTTGTGGTCAAAATTGCGGGGGCAGCATCAAAGGAGGGGTATTGTCTGGAAGAAATGAAACGGGTGGTTGAGAAAGCAGGCAAAAACACAAGAACCTTTGGTGTGACCACATCACCGGGATATATGCCAGGCTCAGGAGAGGCAATGTGTGAATTGCCGGATGGTTATGTGGAGTTTGGAATGGGATTTAATGGAGAACCGGGAATAAAAAGAGAGGTGCTGTCATCAGCAAATAAGATAACAGAAGCGCTCATGGAACAGCTGTTATATGAGGTGCCTACAGGCTGCGAAGCTGCGCTTATGGTGAATGGTTATGGATTCACCAGCATGCTGGAATTGTGTATTGTAAGCCGGAAAGTGATTGAGATCGCAGAGACAAAAGGAATTGTCAATGTCCATTCATTTATTGATACTCTTTTTTCTCCTCAGGGGACCGGCGGCTTTTCCGTATCAATCCTGATTCTGGATGATGAGCTGAAAAAATTATACCAAAGACCCTGTAAATCTCCGTTATTCCGGTTTCAAGGAGGCAGCAGATGA
- a CDS encoding ABC transporter permease, translating to MNQETKKRLINQINIYRSVLILLVICIFAAFLSKSFLSVSNLFNVFKQVTVAGIIGCGMTFVILTGGIDLSVGSILGFAGVVASGVLASTGNTLLAVFTAVAIGITCGIVNGFFISQCGIPPFIATLGMMTLLRGCVLIYTKGSPIPVKIDSYKFIGKGTVLGVPVPVIILIALFLLAHYILTQTSFGRSIYAFGGNREAARLSGISVKKTEWMAYIINGLLSGIAAVVLTARLGSAQSTSGQGIEMDAIAAVILGGTSLSGGTGFVLPTVVGAMIMGIIDNILTLMNVNPHATNIVKGAVVLIAVLVDKKVKDLSAKAE from the coding sequence ATGAATCAGGAAACTAAGAAACGGTTAATCAACCAAATAAATATATATCGTTCGGTTTTGATCTTGCTGGTCATCTGTATCTTTGCCGCTTTTTTGTCAAAAAGTTTTTTAAGTGTTTCCAACTTATTTAATGTTTTTAAGCAGGTGACAGTTGCCGGTATTATCGGATGCGGCATGACCTTTGTAATTCTGACCGGCGGAATCGATCTGTCCGTTGGTTCCATTCTGGGGTTTGCAGGAGTGGTAGCCTCCGGTGTGCTGGCTTCCACCGGCAATACTTTACTGGCAGTATTTACAGCAGTTGCAATCGGAATTACCTGCGGGATCGTCAATGGATTTTTTATTTCCCAATGCGGCATTCCCCCGTTTATTGCCACTCTGGGCATGATGACCCTGCTTCGGGGCTGTGTTTTGATCTATACCAAAGGTTCTCCTATTCCGGTAAAAATAGATTCTTATAAATTTATTGGAAAAGGTACGGTTCTGGGGGTTCCTGTGCCTGTTATTATCCTTATAGCGCTTTTCCTGCTGGCCCATTACATTTTGACACAAACCAGCTTTGGGCGCAGTATTTATGCATTTGGTGGAAACAGGGAAGCTGCCCGTTTATCCGGAATTTCTGTAAAGAAGACGGAGTGGATGGCTTACATCATCAACGGTTTATTAAGCGGCATTGCGGCAGTGGTTTTAACAGCCAGACTGGGGTCTGCCCAATCCACCAGCGGACAGGGGATCGAGATGGATGCCATTGCAGCGGTCATACTTGGAGGAACCAGCTTAAGCGGAGGAACCGGATTTGTACTGCCTACGGTGGTAGGCGCCATGATCATGGGAATAATCGATAACATTCTTACGCTTATGAACGTCAATCCACATGCCACCAATATTGTAAAAGGCGCAGTTGTGCTTATTGCAGTTCTGGTGGACAAAAAGGTCAAGGATTTATCTGCGAAAGCAGAATAA
- a CDS encoding class II fructose-bisphosphate aldolase, translated as MPLVTSKKMLLDAQKGKYAVGAFNVENMEMVMAVIDAAKELQAPVILQTTPSTVKYGGLNLYYANVKAAAERASVPVALHLDHGSSFELAMQAFREGYTSIMIDGSHFPLEENAALSKSVADACHPSCIPVEGELGRVGGKEDDLEGGKGGLTSPDEAAYFVEKTGIDYLAVSIGTAHGVYSGVPNIRVDILKEIKKKVSIPLVLHGTSGLADETVRACIREGICKVNYATDLRIAFSEGVKAVLNENQSVIDPKTYGKRGREFVKQYVMSKISVCGSVRKAGNYE; from the coding sequence ATGCCGTTAGTTACTTCTAAAAAAATGTTACTTGATGCCCAGAAAGGGAAATATGCAGTTGGCGCCTTTAACGTGGAAAATATGGAAATGGTCATGGCGGTCATAGATGCCGCAAAGGAGCTTCAGGCGCCGGTGATTTTGCAGACAACGCCGTCTACAGTAAAATACGGGGGCTTAAACCTGTACTATGCCAATGTAAAAGCAGCAGCCGAACGCGCTTCTGTCCCTGTTGCCCTTCATCTGGATCATGGAAGCAGCTTTGAGCTGGCCATGCAGGCCTTTCGTGAGGGGTACACCTCCATTATGATCGACGGATCCCATTTTCCCCTGGAAGAGAATGCGGCTTTATCAAAGTCCGTTGCAGATGCCTGCCATCCGTCTTGTATACCAGTCGAAGGGGAACTGGGCCGCGTAGGAGGAAAAGAAGATGATTTGGAAGGCGGCAAAGGAGGACTGACATCACCGGATGAAGCTGCTTATTTTGTAGAAAAGACAGGGATCGATTATCTTGCGGTGTCCATTGGAACCGCACATGGCGTATACTCAGGGGTTCCAAATATCCGGGTCGATATACTGAAGGAGATCAAGAAAAAGGTGTCCATACCCCTTGTACTTCATGGAACTTCCGGGCTTGCAGATGAAACAGTGCGGGCGTGCATTCGGGAAGGTATCTGTAAGGTCAATTATGCGACGGATTTACGAATCGCCTTTAGTGAAGGGGTGAAAGCGGTTTTAAATGAAAATCAATCTGTAATTGATCCAAAGACTTATGGAAAAAGAGGCAGAGAGTTTGTGAAGCAATATGTAATGAGTAAAATTTCAGTTTGCGGCAGTGTGAGGAAAGCAGGAAATTATGAATAA
- the rbsD gene encoding D-ribose pyranase, whose protein sequence is MLKTGILHPQLARVMAELRHMDMLVIGDAGLPIPKGVERVDLGWKPGNPSYLEVLEEIEKYMVTEKAIFAEEALAVSPELHKKALALLPEEIPVEYVPHKELKTITEGAKAIILTGEFTGYTNVILVSGCAY, encoded by the coding sequence ATGTTAAAAACAGGAATTTTACACCCTCAATTAGCAAGGGTCATGGCAGAGCTCAGACATATGGATATGCTGGTAATCGGTGATGCCGGGTTACCTATTCCCAAGGGAGTGGAACGGGTGGACTTAGGCTGGAAGCCGGGAAACCCTTCTTATCTGGAGGTATTGGAAGAAATAGAAAAGTATATGGTAACGGAAAAGGCCATATTTGCAGAAGAGGCACTTGCCGTAAGCCCGGAGCTTCATAAGAAGGCCCTGGCGCTTCTGCCGGAAGAAATACCGGTAGAGTATGTGCCACATAAGGAATTAAAAACGATCACGGAAGGGGCCAAGGCGATCATCCTGACAGGCGAGTTTACAGGATACACAAATGTCATATTGGTCTCAGGCTGCGCATATTGA
- a CDS encoding LacI family DNA-binding transcriptional regulator, which yields MNIRDIAKKVGVSSATVSRVINQSGYVKDETKQKVLAAIEEADFVPNAIARSLSIRDSSSIGVIVPDIANEFFSSIISGMGEMAANNQYNIVLFDTGEMQEREHQYLQVAEGQRLSGLIITPVSELDMVTRDKLIQFENKGIPVVLVDRNIKNSSLDGVFVENDAAAYKGVEALIHAGHRKIAIITGPSTSMPGKDRLKGYKAALNDYEIELKEEYIVSGDFKIIKAYERTKELLELPDPPTAIFASNNQTSLGVLKYLTEHKLKMGRDISMVGFDQIESLKIIDYRLSTIERDAKKQGHDAMAMLIDKLSHKESKSSGRKIFVPYQVVLRGSELIK from the coding sequence ATGAATATACGGGATATTGCCAAAAAAGTGGGCGTTTCTTCTGCGACCGTGTCCAGAGTGATAAATCAGTCCGGATACGTAAAGGACGAAACCAAGCAGAAAGTTTTAGCAGCGATTGAAGAGGCGGATTTCGTACCCAATGCCATAGCAAGAAGTTTAAGCATCCGCGACTCTTCCAGTATCGGGGTTATTGTTCCTGATATAGCCAATGAGTTTTTTTCCAGCATTATAAGCGGAATGGGAGAGATGGCGGCCAATAACCAGTATAACATTGTTTTGTTTGACACAGGTGAAATGCAGGAAAGAGAGCATCAGTACTTACAGGTGGCAGAAGGCCAAAGGCTTTCCGGTTTGATCATAACCCCGGTTTCGGAACTGGATATGGTGACCAGGGATAAGCTGATACAATTCGAAAATAAAGGAATTCCGGTGGTGTTGGTTGACCGTAATATTAAAAATTCCAGCTTAGATGGGGTTTTTGTAGAGAATGACGCCGCTGCTTATAAGGGAGTGGAAGCGCTGATCCATGCCGGTCACCGGAAAATTGCAATCATTACAGGTCCCAGTACTTCTATGCCGGGAAAGGACCGGTTAAAAGGATATAAAGCTGCCTTAAATGATTATGAGATTGAACTTAAGGAAGAGTATATTGTATCCGGAGATTTCAAGATCATCAAGGCATATGAACGGACAAAAGAATTGCTGGAGCTTCCGGATCCTCCGACTGCAATTTTTGCTTCCAATAACCAGACCAGTCTGGGAGTGCTTAAGTATCTCACAGAGCACAAGCTTAAAATGGGCAGGGACATATCAATGGTGGGCTTTGACCAGATTGAATCCCTTAAAATAATTGATTACAGATTATCTACCATCGAACGTGATGCAAAGAAGCAGGGACATGACGCAATGGCAATGCTCATTGACAAGCTGTCCCATAAGGAAAGTAAAAGCTCCGGAAGAAAAATCTTTGTTCCGTATCAGGTAGTGCTTCGCGGGTCAGAGTTAATAAAATAG
- a CDS encoding MurR/RpiR family transcriptional regulator yields the protein MIISLDPMTVEKLTKTELEIVNFINTHEDTLPEMSIVDIAFETYSSPSTVSRAIRKCGLNGFNELRYRSVNHAKSEEIQEMNEILNKTLIEAQKVHERISLTNVLEIIKCLDSARQISVFARGPTTYVGQEFSLKLQLLDYDVFFTDDPNIMQVKASKLKADDVLFLLSLNGETPELISSAFTAFHRGNRVITCCCNEKSKLFLYSQYSLVGYKHSHQAIKEFEVSSRIALHMICRIIIDYISTYRKK from the coding sequence ATGATTATTTCCCTCGATCCAATGACTGTAGAAAAATTAACAAAGACAGAGCTTGAAATCGTAAATTTTATCAACACCCATGAAGATACCCTTCCTGAAATGTCGATTGTAGATATTGCATTTGAGACTTATTCTTCTCCCTCTACCGTTTCCAGAGCAATCCGCAAGTGCGGATTGAACGGATTTAATGAGCTTCGCTACCGTTCGGTCAATCATGCAAAGAGCGAGGAAATACAAGAGATGAATGAGATACTCAATAAGACTCTTATTGAAGCTCAGAAGGTTCATGAACGTATTTCCCTTACCAATGTTTTGGAAATCATAAAATGTCTGGACTCTGCCCGGCAGATATCGGTGTTCGCAAGAGGTCCCACAACTTATGTAGGCCAGGAGTTTTCTTTAAAACTTCAGCTTCTTGATTACGATGTCTTTTTTACGGATGATCCCAATATCATGCAGGTAAAAGCTTCAAAACTAAAGGCAGATGATGTTTTGTTTCTCCTGTCTTTAAACGGGGAAACTCCGGAGCTGATATCCTCTGCTTTTACAGCTTTTCATCGGGGAAACCGGGTGATCACCTGCTGCTGTAATGAGAAGTCCAAACTGTTCTTATACAGTCAATATTCTCTTGTGGGATATAAGCACTCTCATCAGGCTATTAAGGAATTTGAGGTCTCATCAAGAATTGCATTGCATATGATTTGCAGAATTATCATTGATTATATATCAACCTATCGCAAGAAATAA
- a CDS encoding 1-phosphofructokinase family hexose kinase gives MIYTLTTNPAIDMNISTNGIQAKVVNRTYGAVYTPNGKGLNVSYCLKRFHIQSKVLGFFGDFSGKYIVEETQKKSIETFPVWVEDITRINIFLNDGKEEYKFVNEGSYVSDKKQDDMLRIMKGLADLDTLVISGSLPKGIGNQFYDEVMEICRKRRVRVILDISSDYLKELMHYRPYLIKPNDDEVKDIFGIIIRDEDDMIDALHDLHEKGAQNILITLGDKGSYFYNGKSVYFAGTKNVELVSSACAGDASLAGFLSIWLDQPEEVEHALKRSAAVGANVAESNGLGPMDRVDEYEKEIAVRRVE, from the coding sequence ATGATCTATACTTTGACTACAAATCCTGCGATTGATATGAATATTTCAACCAATGGGATACAGGCAAAAGTTGTAAACCGGACGTATGGTGCTGTTTATACTCCCAATGGAAAGGGCCTGAATGTAAGCTATTGTTTGAAGCGGTTTCATATCCAGTCAAAAGTTCTTGGCTTTTTCGGAGATTTTTCAGGAAAGTATATCGTTGAGGAGACTCAGAAGAAATCCATTGAAACCTTTCCTGTCTGGGTGGAAGATATTACGCGGATAAATATTTTTTTAAACGATGGGAAAGAGGAGTACAAATTTGTGAATGAAGGGTCCTATGTATCTGACAAAAAGCAGGATGATATGCTCCGGATTATGAAAGGACTTGCTGATTTAGATACGCTGGTAATCAGCGGAAGCCTGCCAAAGGGGATCGGAAACCAATTTTATGACGAGGTAATGGAAATCTGCAGAAAAAGACGGGTGAGGGTGATTTTAGATATCAGTTCCGATTATTTAAAGGAATTGATGCATTACAGGCCATATTTAATTAAGCCCAATGATGATGAGGTAAAAGATATTTTTGGAATCATTATACGGGATGAAGATGATATGATAGATGCCCTGCACGATCTCCATGAAAAAGGGGCGCAAAATATCCTAATAACACTGGGGGACAAGGGGTCTTATTTTTATAATGGAAAATCAGTATATTTTGCAGGCACAAAGAACGTGGAGCTGGTCAGTTCTGCCTGTGCGGGAGATGCGTCCCTTGCCGGTTTTTTAAGCATATGGCTTGATCAGCCCGAAGAGGTGGAACATGCATTAAAGCGTTCTGCCGCTGTGGGAGCAAACGTGGCTGAGAGCAATGGACTTGGGCCTATGGACCGGGTAGATGAGTATGAAAAGGAAATTGCAGTCAGAAGAGTGGAATGA
- the deoC gene encoding deoxyribose-phosphate aldolase, translating to MNIAKMVDHTMLKADATSETIRRYCTEAKEYGFASVCVNTCQVPLVAQELKGSGVAVCCVVGFPLGAMLTSAKAFEASEAVKAGADEVDMVMNIGAMKDKNYNMVRDDIKAVVEASQGKAVKVILENCLLTKEEIKMACEISVEAGAHFVKTSTGFSTGGAVTEDVALMKQTVGDRAKVKASGGIRTPEEAQDMIKAGADRIGAGNGIALL from the coding sequence ATGAATATTGCAAAAATGGTGGATCACACGATGCTGAAGGCAGATGCAACGTCAGAAACGATCAGAAGATATTGTACAGAAGCAAAAGAATATGGATTTGCATCCGTGTGCGTGAATACATGCCAGGTGCCTCTTGTTGCCCAGGAATTAAAAGGCAGCGGGGTAGCTGTCTGCTGTGTGGTCGGCTTTCCTTTGGGAGCGATGCTGACTAGTGCAAAGGCCTTTGAAGCCTCCGAAGCAGTGAAGGCTGGGGCAGATGAAGTGGATATGGTAATGAATATCGGCGCCATGAAGGACAAGAATTATAATATGGTGCGTGACGATATAAAAGCAGTTGTGGAGGCTTCCCAGGGCAAGGCTGTTAAAGTTATTTTAGAGAACTGCCTTTTAACGAAAGAAGAAATCAAAATGGCCTGCGAGATTTCAGTAGAAGCCGGGGCTCATTTCGTTAAAACATCCACTGGTTTTAGTACAGGCGGTGCGGTAACCGAGGATGTGGCACTTATGAAGCAGACGGTAGGAGACCGGGCAAAAGTAAAGGCAAGCGGAGGGATTCGAACACCGGAAGAAGCCCAGGATATGATAAAAGCCGGAGCAGACCGGATTGGGGCAGGTAACGGAATAGCCTTGTTATAA
- a CDS encoding substrate-binding domain-containing protein — protein sequence MMKRKHMAAMAAAGLVLASLAGCSSGEKAPETKQETTQTEAATTTAEAQSNAEAKPADKKYVVGLAMNTQTNPFFVDVKDGVQKAADELGVELYITDAQDDPTIQMKDIENLITKKPDCIIIDTCDSDAIVSSIEACNEAGIPVLTMDREASGGEVVSHIGYDAIKSGKLAGQYLVDTLGGKGNIVEIQGIMGTNVAQSRSKGFNEVISQNPDMKIVACQVADFDRSKGMSVMENILQANDHIDGLYAANDEMLLGALEAIEAAGRLDEITMIGCDAIDDTIEAIKAGKVEATIAEPPFFLGKAIMNSAYNYLQGKEVEKYVILDNELVTADNVNELVTKE from the coding sequence ATGATGAAAAGAAAACACATGGCAGCAATGGCAGCAGCAGGACTTGTTCTGGCATCACTGGCAGGATGCAGCAGCGGAGAGAAGGCGCCTGAAACCAAGCAGGAGACCACACAGACAGAAGCAGCCACCACAACAGCGGAAGCCCAGTCCAATGCAGAGGCTAAGCCGGCGGACAAGAAATACGTGGTAGGACTTGCCATGAATACTCAGACAAATCCGTTCTTTGTAGACGTAAAAGACGGGGTACAAAAAGCCGCAGACGAATTAGGAGTGGAGCTTTATATCACAGATGCCCAGGATGATCCTACGATCCAGATGAAGGACATCGAAAATCTGATCACCAAAAAGCCGGACTGCATCATCATTGATACCTGTGATTCAGATGCAATCGTTTCTTCCATTGAAGCTTGCAACGAAGCCGGTATCCCGGTGCTTACCATGGACCGTGAAGCCAGCGGCGGAGAAGTTGTTTCCCATATCGGCTACGATGCCATTAAATCCGGGAAACTGGCAGGCCAGTATCTGGTGGACACACTGGGAGGCAAAGGAAATATCGTAGAAATCCAGGGTATTATGGGAACCAACGTGGCTCAGAGCCGTTCCAAGGGCTTTAACGAAGTGATAAGCCAGAATCCGGACATGAAGATCGTTGCATGCCAGGTTGCAGATTTTGACCGTTCCAAGGGCATGAGCGTAATGGAAAACATCCTTCAGGCCAATGACCACATTGACGGATTATATGCGGCAAATGATGAAATGCTTCTTGGCGCATTGGAAGCAATTGAAGCCGCAGGCCGTCTGGATGAGATCACCATGATCGGCTGTGATGCCATTGATGATACCATTGAAGCCATTAAAGCAGGAAAAGTTGAGGCAACCATTGCAGAACCCCCATTCTTCCTGGGAAAAGCAATTATGAACTCTGCATACAACTATCTTCAGGGAAAAGAAGTAGAAAAGTATGTGATCCTGGACAACGAACTGGTAACAGCTGATAATGTAAATGAATTAGTTACAAAAGAATAA
- a CDS encoding sugar ABC transporter ATP-binding protein: protein MGGRLVLKLESIVKTFPGVKALDRVHLEIYEGEVHALCGENGAGKSTLMKIIAGAQPYTSGAMYLDGKEVVFHSAKDAEKHGIAMIYQEFNMVPELSVAENMYLGRLPVNQFGKVDWNKLYRDAQENLDHLGLKFSAKARVRNLSVAEAQMTEIAKCLTIGAKIIIMDEPTAALAEEEIQILFRTIEELKKKGIAIIYISHRMDEIFRISDRLTVFRDGKFVATKFIGETDYEDVVSMMVGRNVSNLYPVRDYKPQEVVFEARKVNSRGVHDVSLKLHKGEILGITGLLGAGTIELSKLIYGAMPMESGEIYVHGEKKDCSSPRKALEAGIGFVSDDRKQEGLVLIRSIKENVSMSSLKKLTKGFRLDNRLEMERVKEQVKALNIKISSTQQLAGKLSGGNQQKIVFAKVLLADSDILILDEPTRGVDVGAKAEIYAIMNKLTEAGKSILVISTDLPELIGVSDRVIVMREGRTVLEISKQEMNQEKILAHASGGVSENESGN, encoded by the coding sequence ATGGGAGGAAGGTTAGTTTTAAAACTGGAATCAATCGTAAAGACGTTTCCCGGTGTCAAGGCACTTGACAGGGTGCATTTAGAGATTTATGAGGGAGAGGTTCATGCTCTGTGCGGAGAAAACGGGGCGGGGAAATCCACCTTGATGAAAATAATCGCGGGGGCACAGCCTTATACTTCCGGTGCCATGTATCTGGATGGGAAAGAGGTGGTGTTCCATTCCGCCAAGGATGCAGAAAAACATGGAATCGCCATGATCTATCAGGAATTTAATATGGTTCCGGAATTATCGGTGGCAGAAAACATGTATCTTGGAAGACTTCCTGTGAATCAGTTTGGGAAAGTGGATTGGAACAAGCTATACCGGGACGCACAGGAAAATCTGGATCATCTGGGTTTAAAGTTCAGTGCAAAGGCCAGGGTACGGAATTTATCTGTGGCAGAGGCACAGATGACGGAGATCGCCAAGTGCCTGACCATCGGCGCCAAAATCATCATTATGGATGAGCCCACGGCAGCGCTGGCGGAAGAAGAAATTCAGATTCTCTTCCGGACGATTGAGGAACTGAAGAAAAAGGGAATTGCGATCATTTACATTTCCCACCGGATGGATGAAATTTTTCGTATTTCTGACCGTCTTACGGTTTTCCGAGACGGAAAATTTGTGGCGACCAAATTCATTGGAGAGACAGATTATGAAGATGTGGTATCCATGATGGTTGGGCGGAATGTATCTAATCTGTACCCGGTAAGGGATTATAAACCTCAGGAAGTGGTATTTGAAGCAAGAAAAGTAAACAGCCGCGGGGTTCATGACGTCAGCTTAAAGCTCCATAAAGGGGAAATCTTAGGGATTACAGGACTTTTGGGTGCTGGTACCATAGAGCTTTCCAAGTTGATTTACGGCGCCATGCCAATGGAAAGCGGAGAAATTTATGTACACGGTGAAAAAAAGGATTGTTCCTCTCCAAGAAAAGCATTGGAAGCAGGAATCGGGTTTGTCTCAGATGACAGGAAGCAGGAAGGGCTTGTTTTAATAAGAAGCATCAAAGAAAATGTTTCCATGTCTTCTTTAAAAAAGCTGACCAAAGGATTCCGGCTGGACAACAGACTGGAAATGGAACGTGTAAAGGAACAGGTTAAGGCGCTGAATATTAAAATCAGTTCCACGCAGCAGCTTGCCGGAAAGTTAAGCGGCGGAAACCAGCAGAAAATAGTGTTTGCAAAAGTGCTTTTAGCGGATTCTGATATTCTGATTTTAGATGAGCCTACACGGGGAGTCGATGTGGGGGCGAAGGCAGAGATCTATGCCATTATGAACAAGCTGACAGAGGCCGGTAAAAGCATCCTGGTTATTTCCACGGATTTACCGGAGCTGATCGGAGTCAGTGACCGCGTCATTGTCATGCGGGAAGGACGGACGGTATTAGAAATCTCCAAACAGGAAATGAATCAGGAAAAAATATTAGCGCATGCGTCTGGAGGGGTAAGTGAAAATGAATCAGGAAACTAA
- the rbsK gene encoding ribokinase: protein MGKKVTVFGSFVVDLMGRCPHLPVPGETVKGSIFKMGPGGKGFNQGVAAHKAGADVTMVTKLGEDTFADVALCTMMKLGMDTGRIFRTGKTETGSALIMVDENTSQNEIVVILGACDTITDEEVESISDLLDQSEFLLTQLETNLSSVEKVIDIAYEKGVKIILNTAPVQPVSDSMLSKVDLITPNEVEAGILTGIPVDGEESAGRAADFFFEKGVKNVLITMGGKGVYLATLKKRGLLPAYRVNAIDTTGAGDAFNGGLVAALAEGKDLWEAAAFANALAAISVQRIGTTPAMPDREEIDSFIREHEKEERSC from the coding sequence ATGGGGAAAAAAGTAACAGTTTTCGGGAGCTTTGTAGTGGACCTGATGGGGAGATGCCCTCATCTTCCGGTTCCGGGAGAAACCGTGAAAGGAAGTATTTTTAAAATGGGTCCTGGCGGCAAAGGATTCAACCAGGGGGTAGCTGCCCATAAAGCGGGAGCTGATGTGACCATGGTGACGAAGCTTGGAGAGGATACATTTGCAGATGTGGCATTATGTACCATGATGAAGCTGGGAATGGATACCGGACGGATATTCCGTACCGGAAAGACAGAGACCGGCAGTGCCCTGATTATGGTGGATGAAAACACCAGCCAGAATGAAATTGTTGTGATTCTGGGGGCCTGTGACACGATTACAGACGAAGAAGTGGAATCTATATCAGACCTGTTGGATCAGTCGGAATTTCTGCTGACCCAGCTGGAAACCAATCTTTCCTCCGTGGAAAAAGTCATTGATATTGCATATGAGAAAGGCGTAAAGATCATTTTAAATACAGCTCCTGTACAGCCGGTCAGCGACAGCATGTTAAGCAAGGTGGATTTAATCACGCCGAATGAGGTAGAAGCCGGCATATTAACCGGTATACCGGTAGACGGGGAAGAAAGTGCTGGAAGAGCTGCAGACTTCTTTTTTGAAAAAGGAGTGAAAAATGTTCTGATCACCATGGGCGGAAAAGGAGTTTATCTGGCAACTCTTAAGAAGAGGGGACTTCTGCCTGCTTACCGGGTCAATGCAATTGATACCACAGGGGCAGGAGATGCGTTTAACGGCGGCCTGGTGGCGGCACTGGCAGAAGGAAAGGATTTATGGGAGGCTGCAGCCTTTGCCAATGCATTAGCTGCTATTTCGGTACAAAGAATCGGAACTACGCCGGCCATGCCTGACCGGGAAGAAATTGACTCATTTATCAGGGAGCATGAGAAGGAGGAACGGTCATGTTAA